In Nycticebus coucang isolate mNycCou1 chromosome 9, mNycCou1.pri, whole genome shotgun sequence, the following are encoded in one genomic region:
- the RAB44 gene encoding ras-related protein Rab-44, translating into MDSGQQVPRKARRLGSSRRRQTREPADGQDAPLAPEPESWSSQAAAELQSFFQDCGATERGFVTREDLAMARFSFLGSEEEPEMIFSWVDVEQKGRLSLEEFSSGLKNIFGSSPSSQRLRRRRPLPSKRVSAITNFPALEEVDAEEKEAFLAFVDQLGTSPLLPEQTEIWQLWGKLRQEEPQLAGNLADFLAKMTSRLQEAQTDKEALEQTLRKRDSDHQREVQQLYEEMEQQIRREKQQLQAESDSRGLALSSQMQEALEAKEREVQQLAEGQRELEAKLHHLSSTQQEANSENQQLREAERDLAGQLEEVRGRLQVTRKHLNAARGRVSWQMEEETRQVAAIPGPGAGEMAPGPQAISPEEAPLPRLFGDHEDWGQLLSSIHSPPHRALQLSWSPPSTPRAASGPQTPRVVRQISISEPHTSLFGQEPSLDLDGAPRSPPRVTSSTKDRKEVDPDGQDVNAEQSVENPHRPDPSEEPGSRPKGHFLWGIPEAGESGSLVAAALKVLTPLEGEPPPHVNTLISEAQAGPSKHSDTDDQGPRPEPAPVKPPRQIEVLHHNLYATGSESGAGSQGVKTLIIKPVGFSWGMESVGQDPTEGLGQGKPGLAVQEGHPEELREAPGQVLGPSELPGLSDQSTEEEPKAEEGKRVDQGGQDLHLEQSAEAHGLQTGPLGLPQQDTLPAPLTPDSPQAGPAASAFGKPSPPRSSPPLSSMGTWPGAAAGLQEPTQVLSTTMAELEAHPRPQPMTVHLEEQGPPQSREPRAERRPEDPGTGSREAELTPSLGEPMANQPQANPDYLFHVIFLGDSNVGKTSFLHLLHQNSFATGMTATVGVDFQVKNLLVDNKCFALQLWDTAGQERYHSITRQLLRKADGVVLMYDVTSQESFAHVRYWLDCLQDTGLEGVVILLLGNKTDCEEKRQVPTEAGQQLAQELGVSFGECSAALGHNILEPIVNLARSLKMQEDHLKGSLVEVPPRKPPKKAGCCF; encoded by the exons ATGGACAGTGGACAGCAAGTGCCTCGAAAAGCCCGGAGGCTGGGCTCCAGCCGCCGGCGTCAGACAAGAGAGCCAGCTGATGGCCAAGATGCCCCTTTGGCTCCAGAGCCAGAGTCCTGGTCCTCTCAGGCAGCTGCAGAACTGCAGAGCTTCTTCCAGGACTGTGGTGCCACGGAGAGGGGCTTTGTCACCCGTGAGGACCTGGCG ATGGCCAGGTTCAGCTTCCTGGGCAGCGAGGAGGAACCAGAGATGATCTTCAGCTGGGTGGATGTGGAGCAGAAGGGACGTCTTTCCCTTGAAGAATTCAGCTCTGGACTCA AAAACATCTTTGGCTCCAGCCCGAGTTCCCAGAGGCTCCGCAGAAGGAGGCCATTGCCCTCTAAGCGGGTATCTGCTATCACCAACTTTCCGGCACTAGAAGAGGTTGATGCTGAGGAGAAGGAGGCATTCCTTGCCTTCGTGGACCAACTGGGGACCAGCCCCCTACTTCCTGA gcaGACAGAGATCTGGCAGCTATGGGGGAAGCTACGGCAGGAGGAGCCCCAGCTGGCAGGCAACCTGGCAGACTTTCTAGCCAAGATGACCAGCCGCCTGCAGGAGGCACAGACTGACAAGGAGGCTCTGGAGCAGACCCTGAGGAA GCGGGACTCTGACCACCAGCGTGAGGTCCAGCAGCTCTATGAGGAGATGGAGCAGCAGATCCGCCgggagaagcagcagctgcaGGCTGAG AGCGACTCTCGGGGCCTGGCCCTCAGCTCCCAGATGCAGGAGGCCCTGGAGGCCAAGGAGCGCGAGGTGCAGCAGCTGGCTGAGGGCCAGAGGGAG CTGGAGGCCAAGCTCCACCACCTCAGTAGCACACAGCAGGAAGCCAACTCGGAGAACCAGCAGCTTCGGGAGGCTGAGCGCGACCTAGCTGGGCAGCTAGAGGAGGTGCGGGGACGGCTGCAGGTGACCAGAAAGCACCTAAATGCCGCCAGGGGCCGAGTGTCCTGGCAGATGGAGGAGGAAACCAGGCAAGTGGCTGCCATCCCTGGACCAGG AGCAGGTGAGATGGCCCCAGGCCCTCAGGCTATCTCCCCTGAGGAGGCTCCTCTGCCTAGGCTGTTTGGGGACCATGAGGACTGGGGTCAGCTCCTGAGCAGCATCCACAGCCCTCCACACAGAGCCTTGCAGCTCTCCTGGAGCCCACCCTCCACCCCAAGAGCTGCGTCAGGCCCTCAGACACCCCGTGTGGTCAGGCAGATCTCCATCTCAGAGCCACACACTTCGCTATTTGGTCAGGAGCCATCATTAGACCTGGATGGGGCTCCAAGGAGTCCCCCTAGGGTGACTTCCAGCACCAAGGACAGGAAAGAAGTGGACCCAGATGGACAGGATGTCAACGCAGAGCAGTCTGTAGAGAACCCTCACCGCCCAGACCCCAGCGAGGAGCCAGGGTCCAGACCCAAGGGCCACTTCCTCTGGGGTATCCCAGAAGCTGGGGAGTCAGGAAGCCTGGTGGCAGCTGCTTTGAAGGTGCTCACTCCTTTGGAGGGGGAACCACCTCCCCACGTGAACACTCTTATTtctgaggcccaggctgggcccagCAAACATTCAGACACAGATGATCAGGGTCCCAGGCCTGAGCCTGCCCCAGTCAAGCCACCCAGGCAGATAGAGGTCCTCCATCACAACCTGTACGCCACTGGCTCTGAGTCAGGGGCAGGATCCCAAGGGGTCAAAACCCTCATAATAAAGCCAGTTGGATTCTCCTGGGGCATGGAGTCTGTGGGTCAGGATCCCAcagaggggctggggcagggcaaGCCAGGCCTGGCTGTGCAGGAGGGCCATCCTGAGGAGCTGAGAGAAGCTCCTGGCCAGGTTCTTGGGCCAAGTGAGCTGCCTGGCCTCTCTGACCAGAGTACGGAAGAGGAAccaaaggctgaggaaggaaaacGAGTGGATCAGGGTGGGCAGGACCTCCATTTAGAGCAGTCAGCTGAGGCTCATGGTCTGCAAACTGGGCCTTTAGGACTCCCCCAGCAAGACACACTGCCAGCTCCTCTCACACCTGACTCACCACAGGCAGGACCAGCAGCCTCTGCTTTTGGAAAACCATCACCTCCAAGGagctctcctcccctctcctccatgGGGACTTGGCCTGGGGCTGCAGCAGGACTCCAGGAGCCCACACAAGTCCTGTCTACTACCATGGCTGAGCTGGAAGCCCACCCCAGGCCCCAACCTATGACTGTTCACTTAGAAGAACAAGGTCCCCCTCAATCCAGGGAGCCAAGGGCAGAGAGGAGGCCTGAAGATCCAGGGACGGGCTCCAGGGAGGCTGAGCTGACCCCATCCCTGGGGGAACCCATGGCCAACCAGCCTCAGGCCAACCCTGATTACCTCTTCCATGTCATATTCCTGGGAGACTCCAATGTAGGCAAAACATCTTTCCTGCACCTGCTACACCAGAACTCCTTTGCCACTGGGATGACAGCTACTGTGG GAGTGGATTTTCAGGTCAAAAACCTACTCGTGGACAATAAGTGCTTTGCACTGCAGCTCTGGGACACCGCTGGCCAGGAGAG GTACCACAGCATAACGCGGCAGCTGCTCCGTAAGGCTGATGGGGTAGTGCTCATGTACGACGTCACCTCCCAGGAGAGCTTTGCCCACGTGCGCTATTGGCTAGACTGTCTCCAG
- the CDKN1A gene encoding cyclin-dependent kinase inhibitor 1: MSEQLGDGRQIPCSSKACRRLFGPVDSEQLRRDCDALMAGCIQEARERWNFDFVTETPLEGDFAWERVRGLGLPKLYLPRDDLGGSKRPSTSSALLQGTEQEDHVDLSLSCTLVPRSGERPEGSPGGPGTSQGRKRRQTSMTDFYHSKRRLIFSKRKP; the protein is encoded by the exons ATGTCGGAGCAGCTGGGGGATGGCCGTCAGATCCCGTGCAGCAGCAAGGCCTGCCGCCGCCTCTTCGGCCCAGTGGACAGCGAGCAGCTCCGCCGCGACTGCGACGCGCTAATGGCGGGCTGCATACAGGAGGCGCGTGAGCGATGGAACTTCGACTTTGTCACTGAGACACCGCTGGAGGGTGACTTCGCCTGGGAGCGTGTGCGGGGCCTCGGCCTGCCCAAGCTTTACCTCCCCCGTGATGATTTGGGAGGGAGCAAGCGGCCCAGCACCTCATCGGCTCTGCTGCAGGGAACAGAACAGGAAGACCACGTGGACCTGTCGCTGTCCTGCACCCTTGTGCCTCGCTCAGGAGAGCGACCTGAGGGGTCCCCAGGTGGGCCTGGAACCTCTCAGGGCCGAAAACGGCGGCAGACCAGCATGACAG ATTTCTACCATTCCAAACGCCGGCTAATCTTCTCCAAGAGGAAGCCTTGA